In Candidatus Nitronauta litoralis, one DNA window encodes the following:
- a CDS encoding tetratricopeptide repeat protein, which yields MLHNISRLTLIGLCAISLTFSGCSYIPWIGDDESEEDLAFEQEFGDENASEFDEEQQASSDEDGFFADDESGGVSDDSGFDDSGFDDPEDSGSGGGGFASVNQSAGSNELRTDVETLQAQQEALITRVRELQEIIQTMEPRLTAAQTQLENSMGGVTGQAAEIQPEIERLKSEVSQLNQEISRLKTKEGAMSMASASRSTSRTHSRASRGGSRLPAAYTQALNAYRSGDFDGSILQFQEFSQKSPPSHLKDNILFWIGSNYFKLDMYDDAIAQFQSVIDNYPRGNKVHDSRFMLGVSYFKKGDRGRALDILEAALKTNPPGEVRDKIQKQLMEIK from the coding sequence ATGTTGCATAATATTTCCCGCCTTACGCTTATCGGCCTTTGCGCCATTTCCCTCACTTTCTCCGGTTGTAGTTACATTCCCTGGATCGGAGATGATGAAAGCGAAGAAGACCTGGCATTCGAACAGGAGTTTGGTGATGAGAATGCATCTGAATTTGATGAAGAACAGCAGGCATCCAGTGATGAGGATGGTTTTTTTGCTGATGACGAATCAGGTGGTGTTTCCGATGATAGCGGATTTGATGACTCTGGTTTTGACGACCCCGAAGACAGTGGTTCGGGAGGAGGAGGGTTTGCCAGTGTGAACCAGAGTGCAGGTTCCAACGAGTTACGCACAGATGTCGAAACCTTGCAGGCGCAGCAGGAGGCCTTGATTACCCGTGTACGTGAATTGCAGGAGATCATCCAGACAATGGAGCCGAGACTTACTGCGGCTCAGACCCAGTTGGAAAACTCCATGGGCGGGGTTACAGGACAGGCCGCAGAGATACAGCCGGAAATTGAAAGATTGAAAAGTGAAGTCAGTCAACTCAACCAGGAAATTTCCCGTCTGAAGACCAAAGAAGGGGCCATGTCCATGGCATCAGCTTCGAGGTCTACTTCGCGCACGCATTCAAGAGCATCTCGTGGTGGTTCCCGACTACCTGCAGCCTACACGCAGGCTCTCAATGCCTACCGGTCTGGGGATTTTGATGGCTCCATCCTGCAGTTCCAGGAGTTTTCGCAAAAAAGTCCTCCGAGTCATCTAAAGGACAACATCCTGTTCTGGATTGGCAGCAACTATTTCAAACTCGATATGTATGACGATGCTATTGCCCAGTTCCAATCTGTTATTGACAATTACCCGAGGGGCAACAAGGTTCATGATTCCCGCTTTATGTTGGGTGTGAGTTATTTTAAAAAAGGTGACCGGGGCCGAGCCCTGGATATTCTGGAAGCGGCTTTGAAAACGAATCCTCCTGGGGAAGTAAGAGATAAGATTCAAAAACAATTGATGGAAATAAAATAG
- a CDS encoding cysteine desulfurase, which translates to MKPVYLDYNATTPLAPEVLVDMLPILKENFGNPSSVHSRGRAARVKLDEAREQVANLLQAHPTELVFTSGGTESDNLAILGIAHALKEKGRHIITSAIEHPAVLNPCRQLEAEGFSVDYLPVDNTGYLEPESVMEALREDTILVSIQHSNSEVGRIQDISKISEIARHRGILIHTDAVQSAGKVALDVESLGVDLLSLSAHKIYGPKGVGALWIKRGTPALTPVLFGGGQEKKRRGGTENVAGIVGFGRAAEIADGILDEESKRVRQVRDQFHKDLRQQIQGVRVHGDPDKGLPNTLSFAVEGISGQSMLVRLDVEEISVSTGTACSSGVTQPSEVLTALGVPEDIIEGTLRMSLGRGTSAEDMKRVLKVVCGAVEAIRGRATATT; encoded by the coding sequence ATGAAACCCGTCTACCTTGATTATAACGCGACTACTCCTTTAGCACCTGAGGTTCTAGTCGATATGCTCCCAATTTTAAAAGAAAATTTTGGAAATCCCTCCAGCGTGCATTCCAGAGGGCGAGCAGCTAGGGTTAAACTGGATGAAGCTCGCGAGCAAGTAGCGAATCTTTTACAAGCTCACCCAACTGAACTGGTGTTTACCAGTGGTGGAACGGAATCTGATAACCTCGCCATCCTGGGTATAGCTCACGCTTTAAAAGAAAAAGGACGGCATATTATTACGTCCGCTATAGAACACCCGGCGGTGCTCAACCCTTGTCGTCAATTAGAGGCTGAGGGCTTTTCGGTAGACTATCTTCCTGTAGACAATACGGGTTATCTGGAACCGGAATCAGTGATGGAAGCTCTAAGGGAAGACACCATTCTGGTTTCTATCCAGCATTCTAATAGTGAAGTTGGGCGTATTCAGGATATTTCCAAAATCTCAGAAATTGCCAGGCATCGAGGCATTTTGATACACACCGACGCCGTGCAAAGTGCCGGCAAGGTTGCTCTTGATGTCGAGTCTTTGGGGGTAGACCTGCTTTCGTTATCGGCCCATAAGATATATGGCCCAAAGGGGGTCGGGGCTTTATGGATTAAAAGAGGAACTCCTGCTTTAACTCCTGTTCTCTTTGGCGGCGGCCAGGAAAAAAAACGGCGGGGAGGAACTGAAAATGTAGCAGGAATTGTTGGTTTTGGACGTGCAGCCGAAATTGCTGATGGAATTTTGGATGAGGAGTCGAAAAGAGTACGGCAGGTTCGGGACCAGTTTCACAAAGACCTGCGGCAACAAATTCAAGGCGTCAGGGTCCACGGGGACCCGGATAAGGGACTCCCAAACACCCTTAGTTTTGCTGTTGAGGGGATCAGTGGGCAATCCATGCTGGTCCGGCTGGATGTCGAGGAAATATCTGTCTCTACCGGCACAGCCTGTTCATCGGGAGTTACTCAGCCATCCGAGGTCCTCACCGCACTCGGGGTTCCTGAGGATATTATAGAAGGTACCTTGCGGATGAGTTTGGGGAGGGGAACAAGTGCGGAGGATATGAAGCGGGTCCTTAAAGTGGTTTGCGGTGCTGTAGAGGCTATCCGTGGTCGGGCAACAGCGACGACCTGA
- the cysE gene encoding serine O-acetyltransferase, with product MISQIREDIQEALKKDPAARSVLEVLLCYPGVHALMGYRVSHWLWGKGLRLLARFISYLARWFTGIEIHPAAKIGRHFFIDHGAGVVIGETSQIGDNVFMYQGVTLGGLSMIKGKRHPSILGNVVIGAGAHVLGPVTVGKNAKIGAGSVVVQDVPEYCTVIGVPGRVVFSGVSADQEDPEEMFRDPMAQAIEAVLDRLPQMERDIQALKGKVEELSSEAATAHTQETVIIPKPRS from the coding sequence ATGATTTCACAAATCCGGGAAGACATTCAAGAAGCTTTAAAAAAGGACCCTGCTGCCAGAAGTGTCCTCGAGGTCTTGCTGTGCTACCCCGGTGTCCATGCATTGATGGGGTACCGTGTGAGTCACTGGCTATGGGGGAAGGGCCTCAGGCTGCTGGCCCGGTTTATTTCCTATTTGGCTCGTTGGTTTACGGGTATTGAGATCCATCCGGCAGCGAAGATAGGGCGGCACTTTTTTATCGACCATGGAGCTGGTGTGGTTATAGGTGAAACCTCCCAGATTGGTGACAATGTGTTTATGTATCAGGGTGTGACTCTTGGTGGACTTAGTATGATCAAGGGAAAAAGACACCCAAGCATCCTGGGCAATGTAGTTATTGGTGCCGGAGCCCATGTTCTGGGACCGGTCACAGTCGGAAAAAACGCCAAGATCGGTGCAGGTTCTGTGGTTGTCCAGGATGTTCCCGAGTATTGCACGGTGATTGGAGTTCCCGGCCGTGTGGTGTTCTCAGGCGTGTCCGCCGACCAGGAGGACCCGGAAGAAATGTTTCGTGACCCGATGGCGCAGGCCATTGAAGCTGTTCTTGATCGGTTGCCTCAAATGGAACGGGATATTCAAGCACTTAAGGGCAAGGTTGAAGAATTGTCATCTGAAGCTGCAACGGCTCATACCCAGGAAACTGTCATCATTCCCAAGCCTCGTTCCTGA
- a CDS encoding segregation/condensation protein A, whose amino-acid sequence MTFQLKIDIFEGPLDLLLYLLREKKMDICDIPIVDITRQYMEYLELLKDLNLELAGEYLVMAAELMRIKTRSLLPKPPQEDESEEGNDPRAELTRRLLEYQRYKNASFDLRQKEHERQQLFGRGAEIAIVDEGDETLVEANVFDLFSAFKKILDDKKDLPGYEVEITHLSVTDRIHYLLELLNATDSVTFESLFTPLNTKQEIIVTFLGLLELMKLKLARIQQIGSFETIRVYGSADKETQDEVLKDYKEDGVSLDFKTDS is encoded by the coding sequence ATGACGTTTCAATTAAAAATCGACATATTTGAAGGCCCACTGGATCTCCTGCTATATCTTCTGCGGGAAAAGAAGATGGACATCTGTGATATCCCGATAGTCGATATCACGCGTCAGTATATGGAGTATCTGGAGTTATTAAAGGACCTCAACCTGGAACTCGCAGGCGAGTATCTAGTGATGGCTGCAGAACTGATGCGGATCAAAACACGATCCCTTTTACCCAAGCCGCCGCAGGAGGACGAGTCGGAAGAGGGAAATGACCCGCGAGCTGAACTTACACGCAGATTGCTGGAATATCAGAGGTATAAAAATGCCTCCTTTGACCTGAGACAAAAGGAGCACGAGCGGCAGCAATTGTTTGGAAGAGGGGCAGAAATCGCCATTGTGGATGAAGGCGATGAAACTCTGGTAGAGGCCAATGTGTTTGACCTGTTCAGTGCATTCAAAAAAATATTGGATGACAAAAAGGATCTACCGGGATACGAGGTTGAAATCACTCACTTATCAGTGACAGACCGAATCCACTATTTACTTGAACTTCTCAATGCAACCGACAGTGTTACTTTTGAATCCCTGTTTACCCCCTTGAATACCAAGCAGGAAATCATCGTTACCTTTTTAGGACTATTGGAATTAATGAAGTTGAAACTTGCCCGGATTCAGCAAATAGGGAGTTTTGAAACCATTCGAGTATACGGGTCCGCAGATAAAGAGACTCAGGATGAGGTCCTCAAGGATTACAAAGAGGATGGAGTCTCCTTGGATTTTAAAACAGATTCCTGA
- a CDS encoding 16S rRNA (uracil(1498)-N(3))-methyltransferase, which produces MHRFFTSPENFKNDYVEIKGAELHHLSHVLRLGEGGIIEVLDGEGKCCRVELIEVSASVACGKVLSQTGEDKESPVFINMGLSLLKGKSMDNAIRKAVELGVGKIVPIMGLHCVSRLKENEIPGRIERWAGIVRDAVKQCGRVKVPEIVVPETVKSYCQDNDETSLKILFWEGEEKTGLSDIDRNEKPTEIQFLVGPEGGFSLDEVNQARAAGFITVSLGSRVLRAETVPLVALTLLQYRWGDLASSPLKT; this is translated from the coding sequence ATGCACCGGTTTTTTACCTCTCCGGAAAACTTTAAGAATGATTATGTGGAAATTAAAGGTGCGGAGCTGCATCACCTGAGTCATGTGCTTCGACTGGGTGAGGGAGGCATTATCGAAGTTCTGGACGGGGAGGGCAAGTGTTGTCGCGTAGAATTAATCGAAGTGAGCGCTAGCGTCGCATGTGGGAAGGTTCTTTCACAAACAGGTGAGGATAAAGAATCTCCTGTGTTCATCAATATGGGACTTTCTTTATTAAAGGGGAAGTCCATGGACAATGCGATCCGGAAAGCTGTTGAGCTTGGAGTCGGGAAGATTGTTCCGATTATGGGTTTACATTGTGTTTCCCGTTTAAAAGAAAATGAAATTCCCGGTCGGATTGAACGCTGGGCTGGTATTGTACGGGACGCTGTTAAACAATGTGGTCGGGTAAAAGTTCCGGAAATAGTAGTGCCCGAAACAGTTAAATCCTATTGCCAGGACAATGATGAGACTTCTTTAAAAATTCTCTTTTGGGAGGGGGAAGAAAAAACCGGGTTGTCTGATATAGATCGAAATGAAAAACCAACCGAAATTCAGTTTCTTGTTGGCCCTGAAGGGGGTTTTTCTCTAGATGAAGTGAATCAGGCTCGCGCTGCAGGCTTTATTACGGTAAGCTTGGGCTCTCGGGTGCTTCGCGCCGAGACAGTCCCTCTTGTAGCGCTAACCTTGCTGCAATATCGCTGGGGTGACCTGGCTTCCAGTCCATTAAAAACATGA
- a CDS encoding HAD family hydrolase, whose translation MEFPYKGVVFDWAWTLLDLGAEEDESAFFKMMEFLRAHGFYEKNPETAYRNSKKLFREQIQVSRESMLEAHYECVLNYIALERGWELPAEVKVEALKTYYQEIFSQRRVYPQAGPTLQGLKKCGVKIGLVSNTTNPGYIKNLEREYFGLAPYFDFAIYSSDVPFRKPHPSIFNLAQKRMGCLPEKILFVGDSYEADIVGAHRAGMATAWINREKNEQPAGPTPDYQLAELDELLTIKAMMVGG comes from the coding sequence ATGGAATTCCCTTATAAAGGAGTGGTGTTTGACTGGGCCTGGACCCTTCTCGACCTCGGAGCTGAAGAGGATGAATCCGCTTTTTTCAAGATGATGGAATTTCTCCGGGCACATGGGTTTTATGAAAAAAACCCGGAAACAGCTTATCGAAATTCGAAAAAACTTTTCAGGGAACAGATTCAGGTTTCAAGAGAATCTATGCTGGAGGCCCATTATGAGTGTGTCCTCAATTATATAGCTCTTGAAAGAGGTTGGGAATTACCGGCTGAAGTGAAAGTAGAAGCCTTGAAAACTTACTATCAGGAAATTTTCTCCCAACGCCGGGTTTATCCACAAGCCGGCCCAACTTTACAAGGCTTGAAAAAATGTGGTGTCAAAATTGGTCTGGTCTCAAATACGACCAACCCGGGTTATATTAAAAATCTTGAGCGGGAATATTTTGGTCTTGCTCCCTATTTTGACTTTGCGATTTATTCCTCAGACGTTCCTTTCAGAAAACCCCATCCCTCTATTTTTAACCTGGCTCAAAAACGGATGGGGTGCCTTCCGGAAAAGATTTTATTTGTCGGTGATAGTTACGAGGCCGATATTGTGGGAGCGCATCGTGCAGGAATGGCCACAGCCTGGATCAACAGGGAGAAAAATGAACAACCCGCAGGACCTACACCTGACTATCAACTGGCAGAGCTGGATGAACTGTTGACCATCAAAGCCATGATGGTTGGTGGATGA
- a CDS encoding DUF2284 domain-containing protein — protein MVTELFKPRRSSTILTTDIDFVGEAKNRGAVDAKVIRAHTICLGNWTRLKCQFGCQHFGRRHTCPTFTPTTQEMSDILMDYEKVLVVEAEESLKVHELVLGLETHYKSLGFGKAFALEALPCNLCEVCTVDTHCEYPKQARPTLQGCGIDISRTLTNIGWKEASNQEPCSLEQTVGIVLLD, from the coding sequence ATGGTAACTGAACTTTTCAAGCCCAGACGATCTTCCACGATTTTGACAACCGACATCGATTTTGTTGGCGAAGCAAAGAATCGTGGTGCAGTTGACGCCAAAGTCATACGGGCTCACACCATTTGTTTGGGAAACTGGACCCGACTTAAATGCCAATTCGGTTGTCAGCATTTTGGACGGAGGCACACCTGCCCGACCTTCACCCCAACCACGCAGGAAATGTCGGATATCCTAATGGATTATGAAAAAGTCCTGGTGGTCGAAGCTGAAGAATCATTAAAGGTCCATGAACTGGTCCTGGGTCTCGAAACACATTACAAATCGCTCGGGTTTGGAAAGGCCTTCGCACTGGAAGCCCTCCCCTGTAATCTGTGTGAAGTCTGCACGGTAGACACCCATTGCGAATATCCCAAACAGGCACGCCCAACCCTGCAGGGATGCGGTATTGATATATCCAGAACTTTGACAAATATAGGGTGGAAAGAAGCCTCCAATCAGGAGCCTTGCTCCCTTGAGCAGACTGTTGGTATTGTCCTGCTCGATTAA